In Vanessa tameamea isolate UH-Manoa-2023 chromosome 25, ilVanTame1 primary haplotype, whole genome shotgun sequence, a single window of DNA contains:
- the LOC113401793 gene encoding venom serine protease 34-like produces the protein MYLAAIVSALLIGYAAAQDANCDFSTNVAVGTTYYVYSPNYPQFYQPGIQCRWQAQCPAGYNCRLDCNDVDMPQTPSCSMDRLLISKSGDPQLTNAEFYCGRGTVSAVSTGQRISVGLITSTRTTGGRFMCELRAQPITTQPTCSCGYRRLDRIVGGEEARPKEFPMMAGIVYADQAAIKCGAVIIDMKYVLTAAHCVVNEAISNLAVIVGEVDTSTGSESETQGFRVASVIVHPQYTASNYDYDIAIVKIDGVMKYTDYVAPVCLPFKFFNYNFNGAKVTVPGWGTLFAGGQTSNVLRKVNLDVISQATCRQSFPDLTPRQMCTYTAGKDACQDDSGGPVLYTDPQSGLMYNAGIISYGRFCASRDPGVNTRVTSLLAWIVANAPADYCIK, from the exons atgTATTTAGCCGCAATAGTCTCAGCATTGCTGATCGGATATGCGGCTGCGCAAGACGCTAACTGCGACTTCTCGACAAAT gtcGCTGTTGGGACCACGTATTATGTATACAGTCCAAACTACCCGCAATTCTATCAGCCAGGCATCCAGTGCAGGTGGCAGGCTCAGTGCCCGGCCGGGTACAATTGTAGACTGGATTGTAATGACGTTGATATGCCACAG ACTCCATCATGTTCCATGGACCGTCTTCTCATATCAAAGTCTGGAGACCCTCAATTAACGAATGCTGAGTTTTATTGTGGACGCGGAACGGTTAGTGCGGTGTCCACTGGTCAGAGGATTAGCGTAG GTCTCATAACCTCAACACGTACTACAGGAGGAAGGTTTATGTGCGAACTAAGAGCACAGCCGATCACAACTCAACCGACTTGCTCTTGTGGATATCGAAGATtg gACAGAATTGTCGGTGGCGAAGAAGCGAGACCCAAAGAGTTTCCAATGATGGCTGGTATCGTGTATGCTGACCAAGCTGCTATTAAATGTGGAGCTGTCATCATCGACATGAAGTACGTCCTCACTGCGGCTCATTGCGTGGTCAATGAGGCGATCTCGAATTTGGCGGTGATTGTTGGCGAAGTGGATACAAGCACTGGAA GTGAATCGGAGACGCAAGGCTTCAGAGTCGCCTCGGTAATAGTTCATCCTCAATACACAGC aTCAAATTACGACTATGATATTGCGATTGTAAAAATCGACGGGGTGATGAAGTACACTGACTACGTCGCTCCAGTGTGTCTgccatttaaatttttcaattacaACTTTAACGGGGCTAAAGTTACCGTCCCAG GTTGGGGCACACTATTCGCTGGAGGCCAAACATCCAATGTGCTGAGGAAAGTGAATCTGGATGTCATCAGTCAGGCGACTTGCAGACAAAGTTTCCCTGACCTAACACCACGTCAGATGTGCACGTACACCGCAGGAAAGGACGCTTGTCag GACGACTCAGGCGGCCCCGTGCTGTACACCGACCCTCAGAGCGGATTGATGTACAACGCGGGTATAATAAGCTACGGCCGATTCTGCGCCTCTCGAGATCCCGGCGTCAACACGCGCGTCACCTCGCTCCTTGCCTGGATCGTGGCTAATGCCCCTGCTGACtattgcataaaataa
- the LOC113401794 gene encoding venom serine protease 34-like → MYLAAIVSALLIGYAAAQNINCDFTTNVALGTTYYVYSPNYPQLYEPGVRCRWQAQCPAGYNCRLDCTDIDLPLTSSCSMDRLLISKTGDPQLTNAEFYCGRRTVSVVSSGQRISVGLVTSSSSTKGKFMCELRAQPITTQPTCSCGYRRLDRIVGGSEARPKEFPMMAGIVYADIGAIKCGAVIIDNKYVLTAAHCVINEDISNLGVLVGELDIRTGSDSETQGFRVASVITHPQYTASNYDYDIAIVKIDGVMKYTDYVAPVCLPFKFNNNDFNGAKVTIAGWGTIFAGGQTSDVLRKVDLDVISQATCRQSFSNLSPRQMCTYTAGKDACQDDSGGPVLFTDPQSGMIFNAGIISYGRFCASRDPGVSTRVTSFLNWIVTNAPADYCVK, encoded by the exons atGTATTTAGCTGCAATAGTCTCAGCACTGCTGATTGGATATGCAGCTGCGCAAAATATTAACTGCGACTTCACGACGAAT gTCGCTCTAGGTACCACGTATTATGTATACAGTCCCAATTACCCGCAATTATATGAGCCAGGCGTCCGGTGCAGGTGGCAGGCTCAGTGCCCGGCCGGATACAATTGTAGACTGGATTGTACTGACATTGATTTACCACTG ACTTCATCATGTTCCATGGATCGTCTCCTCATATCAAAGACTGGAGATCCTCAATTAACGAATGCTGAGTTTTATTGTGGACGAAGAACGGTTAGTGTGGTGTCCTCTGGTCAGAGGATTAGCGTAG GACTCGTAACCTCATCAAGTAGTACAAAGGGGAAGTTTATGTGCGAACTAAGAGCACAGCCGATCACTACTCAACCAACTTGCTCTTGTGGATATCGAAGATTg GACAGAATCGTCGGCGGCTCAGAAGCGAGACCCAAAGAGTTTCCAATGATGGCTGGTATCGTGTATGCTGACATAGGTGCTATTAAATGTGGAGCTGTCATCATCGACAATAAGTACGTCCTCACGGCGGCTCATTGCGTGATCAATGAGGACATTTCTAATTTGGGGGTGCTTGTAGGCGAACTCGATATAAGAACTGGAA GTGATTCGGAGACGCAAGGCTTCAGAGTCGCCTCAGTAATAACTCATCCCCAATACACAGC atcaAATTACGACTATGATATTGCGATTGTAAAAATCGACGGGGTGATGAAGTACACTGACTACGTCGCTCCAGTGTGTCTGCCATTTAAATTCAACAACAACGACTTCAACGGGGCTAAGGTTACCATCGCAG GTTGGGGCACAATATTCGCTGGAGGCCAAACATCCGATGTGCTGAGGAAGGTGGATCTAGATGTCATCAGTCAGGCAACTTGCAGACAAAGTTTCTCTAATCTATCACCACGTCAGATGTGCACGTATACCGCAGGGAAGGACGCTTGTCag GACGACTCAGGTGGTCCCGTGCTCTTTACCGACCCTCAGAGCGGCATGATTTTCAACGCGGGTATCATCAGCTACGGCCGGTTCTGTGCCTCCCGTGATCCCGGCGTCAGCACGCGCGTCACCTCGTTCCTTAACTGGATCGTGACCAACGCTCCTGCTGACTATTGcgtgaaataa